From the genome of Roseofilum capinflatum BLCC-M114, one region includes:
- a CDS encoding efflux RND transporter permease subunit: MSQAPSSLSAIAIRRHIGTLMLTIAVIVVGFFALSQLPVDLLPAITYPRIGVRVDTPGLAPQVAVDEVTRPLEEGLSATEGVVQVFSETREGRVSLNLYFNPGSDIDQALNDATATLNRTINQLPDDLEPPRIFKFDPSQLPVYEFALTSERLQGVDLRVFGDQELARELTVVPGVASVDVSGGLQEEVQVNLDLKRMTSLGLTIDDVLDNLRDRNLDSSGGRLRNIPTESLTRTIGRFENTQDILDLVFEVDGSSSSRQVYLRDFAQVIDGTERQQVLVSLNGIPAVKVSVQKQPEANTVQVVDAVKARIEEMRSGGIIPDDMILTPTLDESRFIRQSIRNVMIAGLTGSGLAAIAVLLFLGSLRQTLIVILAIPLATLTAVILMFAFGLSLNVFSLGGLALGVGIVVDNSIVMLENMVSQHQALRLRSETSLQQRSERPLRLRSGDVLRGVEGDTLELPTSPYLEAQKAATQLESALLASTSTNLVAVLPFVLIGGFFSLLFNELILTISFSVAASMIVALTVVPMLTSRLLRVRRSSGLDQMGPLRWFNRQFLLITGGYGRILRGVIRLRIVAIALAVLILGVGSVRLAADIPQELLPQINTGQARLFAQFPPGTNLETNQKVMEAVDGILLDQPETEYAFTTTGGFLFANLTIANLLRSSSTITLEPGSSMQTFMANVQRQLNDLNLVNIRLRLFPDSVRGLILNNSPVRGDIDLAISAALGPDGIEDPSILAGAGRQVMQALDENVTLAQFRPDADPSQLEVQIRPDWERMADFGITAQELGETLETAISGTVPTELQRGNRLVDIRVQLDGQALQSVEELRQMPLFSQNNGSTPLTSPRPIRLQDIARLDKGTAPAEIQRINGRSVFLITGSLSQGASLSEALAQVDAALENLELPPGARVLPSVAAESNQQLQEAIAVLGSLAAFLVFVVMAVQYNSLIDPLVIMLTVPLALAGGILGLYITETAIGATVLVGGVLLVGIVVNNAIIMVELANQIRAESGLDYRSAILRAAPQRLRPILMTTITTVLGLFPLAVGSGEGGEFLQPLGVVVFSGLSLATLLTLFMIPCFYVLLHEDIGEKLLRLPKK; the protein is encoded by the coding sequence ATGAGCCAAGCTCCCTCCAGTTTAAGCGCGATCGCCATTCGTCGGCATATCGGAACCCTGATGCTCACCATCGCGGTGATTGTCGTTGGGTTCTTTGCCCTCAGTCAGCTCCCGGTTGACCTGCTTCCCGCGATTACCTATCCCCGGATTGGGGTGCGCGTTGATACTCCGGGACTCGCGCCGCAGGTAGCGGTAGATGAAGTAACCCGACCCCTAGAAGAGGGACTTTCTGCCACTGAAGGGGTGGTACAAGTATTTTCAGAAACCCGTGAAGGGCGGGTTTCCCTGAACCTCTATTTTAATCCCGGTAGTGATATTGACCAAGCTCTGAATGATGCGACAGCGACCCTGAATCGCACGATTAACCAACTGCCGGACGACCTGGAACCGCCGCGAATCTTTAAGTTTGACCCTTCCCAACTGCCGGTGTATGAATTTGCGCTCACCTCTGAGCGATTGCAAGGAGTAGATTTGCGGGTGTTTGGGGATCAGGAATTGGCGCGGGAACTGACGGTTGTCCCTGGGGTGGCTTCGGTGGATGTGTCGGGAGGACTGCAAGAAGAAGTACAGGTGAATCTCGACCTGAAACGGATGACGAGTTTAGGCTTAACGATTGATGATGTTTTAGATAATTTACGCGATCGCAACTTAGACAGTTCCGGAGGACGGCTGAGAAACATCCCCACGGAGAGCCTCACCCGTACCATTGGTCGCTTTGAAAATACCCAGGATATCCTCGATTTGGTCTTTGAGGTGGACGGTTCCTCCTCCTCTCGCCAGGTGTATTTGCGGGACTTTGCCCAAGTGATTGATGGCACAGAACGGCAACAGGTCTTGGTGTCCCTGAATGGCATTCCGGCGGTTAAAGTGAGCGTGCAAAAACAGCCGGAAGCCAATACGGTGCAAGTGGTAGACGCGGTAAAAGCCAGGATTGAGGAAATGCGCTCTGGGGGGATTATTCCCGATGATATGATTTTGACCCCTACGTTGGATGAATCCCGATTTATTCGCCAATCGATTCGCAATGTGATGATTGCGGGATTAACGGGATCGGGTCTAGCGGCGATCGCCGTTCTCCTCTTCCTGGGTTCCCTGCGGCAAACCCTGATCGTCATCCTGGCTATTCCCCTGGCAACTCTCACGGCTGTGATTCTGATGTTCGCCTTTGGTCTCTCCCTCAATGTGTTCAGTTTGGGAGGACTCGCTTTGGGGGTGGGGATTGTGGTGGATAACTCGATTGTGATGCTGGAAAACATGGTCAGCCAACATCAGGCTCTTCGACTCCGCTCAGAAACCAGCCTGCAACAGCGCTCAGAACGTCCCCTTCGACTCCGCTCAGGGGACGTTCTGAGGGGAGTCGAAGGGGACACCTTAGAACTCCCCACCTCCCCCTATCTGGAAGCGCAAAAAGCCGCCACTCAACTCGAATCTGCCCTCTTAGCATCCACCTCCACGAACTTGGTGGCCGTTTTGCCTTTTGTGCTGATTGGGGGCTTCTTCTCCCTGCTGTTTAATGAACTGATCCTGACCATCAGCTTTTCTGTGGCAGCTTCGATGATTGTGGCCTTAACCGTTGTTCCCATGCTCACCTCCCGATTATTGCGCGTGCGGCGATCGAGCGGCTTAGACCAGATGGGGCCCTTACGCTGGTTTAATCGGCAGTTCCTGTTGATTACAGGGGGCTATGGACGGATTTTAAGGGGGGTGATTCGGCTGCGAATTGTGGCGATCGCCTTAGCCGTCTTGATTCTCGGTGTGGGTAGCGTGCGTCTCGCTGCTGACATTCCCCAGGAACTGCTCCCCCAAATCAATACGGGACAAGCCCGTTTATTCGCCCAATTTCCCCCTGGAACCAACCTAGAAACCAACCAGAAAGTGATGGAAGCGGTGGATGGCATTTTGCTGGATCAACCGGAAACCGAGTATGCGTTTACCACCACGGGGGGATTTTTGTTTGCTAACCTCACCATTGCCAACTTGCTGCGCTCTAGTAGCACCATTACCCTGGAACCGGGCAGCAGTATGCAGACGTTTATGGCCAATGTTCAACGTCAACTCAATGACCTGAATTTGGTCAATATTCGGCTGCGCTTATTCCCCGATTCTGTGCGCGGCTTAATCTTGAATAATTCCCCGGTTCGCGGCGATATTGATTTAGCCATTTCTGCGGCCCTGGGCCCCGATGGCATTGAAGATCCAAGTATTCTGGCTGGGGCGGGTCGTCAAGTGATGCAAGCCTTAGATGAAAACGTGACTTTAGCCCAATTTCGCCCAGATGCTGACCCCTCGCAACTAGAAGTACAAATCCGTCCCGACTGGGAAAGAATGGCGGATTTTGGCATCACGGCACAGGAGTTGGGGGAAACTTTGGAAACGGCCATATCGGGAACGGTTCCCACGGAGCTGCAACGGGGGAATCGGCTGGTGGATATCCGGGTACAGTTGGATGGTCAGGCTCTACAGAGCGTCGAAGAGCTGCGACAAATGCCTTTATTTTCACAAAACAATGGTTCGACTCCGCTCACCAGCCCCCGCCCAATTCGTCTACAAGATATCGCCCGTTTGGATAAGGGAACTGCACCGGCAGAGATTCAGCGCATTAATGGGCGATCGGTTTTTTTGATTACGGGAAGTTTGAGTCAGGGGGCGAGTTTAAGTGAAGCTCTGGCCCAAGTGGATGCGGCTTTAGAGAACTTGGAACTGCCTCCAGGGGCGCGGGTTCTGCCGTCGGTGGCAGCCGAGTCGAATCAACAATTGCAAGAGGCGATCGCCGTTTTGGGCAGTTTAGCCGCGTTTCTGGTGTTTGTGGTCATGGCGGTTCAGTATAATTCTTTGATTGACCCCTTGGTGATTATGCTCACGGTTCCCCTGGCTCTAGCGGGGGGGATTTTAGGCTTGTATATCACGGAAACGGCGATCGGGGCTACGGTCTTGGTCGGTGGGGTTTTATTGGTGGGCATTGTCGTCAATAACGCGATTATCATGGTCGAATTAGCCAATCAAATTCGCGCCGAATCTGGACTCGATTATCGCAGCGCTATTTTAAGAGCCGCTCCCCAACGACTGCGCCCCATTCTCATGACCACAATTACCACAGTTTTAGGCTTATTTCCTTTAGCCGTCGGTTCAGGAGAAGGGGGAGAATTCTTACAACCATTAGGCGTAGTTGTCTTTTCCGGTTTATCGTTGGCAACTCTGTTAACCTTGTTTATGATTCCCTGTTTCTATGTGCTGCTGCACGAAGACATCGGGGAGAAATTGCTGAGATTACCGAAAAAGTAA
- a CDS encoding nucleotidyltransferase family protein, with protein sequence MNKEQVLATLANHRQELEALGVKSLDLFGSVARDEARPDSDIDFLVEFSIQASLFDLFRVQHYLEDLFGCDIDLGTEDSLREHLREPVLQEVIRAF encoded by the coding sequence ATGAACAAAGAACAGGTACTGGCCACCTTAGCCAATCATCGGCAAGAACTAGAAGCTTTAGGAGTCAAGTCTCTCGATTTATTTGGCTCCGTCGCGAGAGACGAAGCACGTCCCGATAGCGATATTGACTTTCTTGTAGAGTTTTCTATACAAGCGAGTTTGTTTGACTTATTTCGGGTACAACACTATCTAGAAGATTTATTTGGTTGTGATATCGACTTAGGTACAGAAGATTCCTTGCGAGAACATTTACGAGAACCGGTTCTTCAGGAGGTGATTCGTGCCTTCTAG
- a CDS encoding HepT-like ribonuclease domain-containing protein, which translates to MPSRSWQLRIQDILEASDRIQQATAGMSYEQFEDMEDLVLHGILYNFVIIGEASINVNDSIKSRYPEIPWRLMGDMRNVMTHEYFRVNQRLVWNTIENHLPAVVPMLETLLQQESGQE; encoded by the coding sequence GTGCCTTCTAGATCATGGCAGCTACGGATACAAGATATTTTAGAGGCAAGCGATCGCATTCAACAAGCCACTGCGGGAATGAGTTATGAGCAGTTTGAAGATATGGAGGATCTTGTTTTACATGGGATTCTTTATAATTTTGTGATCATTGGTGAGGCTTCAATCAACGTTAACGATAGCATCAAGTCTCGCTATCCTGAAATTCCCTGGCGTTTAATGGGGGATATGAGAAATGTGATGACTCACGAATACTTTCGGGTCAACCAAAGGTTAGTCTGGAATACGATTGAAAATCACTTACCTGCTGTCGTTCCTATGCTAGAGACGCTATTGCAGCAAGAGAGCGGACAAGAATAG
- a CDS encoding lasso peptide biosynthesis B2 protein yields MNGLKLGRRKLSSFWSLDGVVKLLVLQALLWLPMVTLSLKWWGFKWTQARLCQFFPLRESGKTGDDLVYRVLQVNQAVRLAAKYCQPWAKCLQQSLVLWSLLRHQGIESQLQIGVQQKEGEFAAHAWVEWEGWAINDTQDVRDRYAAFERSLGT; encoded by the coding sequence ATGAACGGGTTGAAGTTAGGAAGGCGTAAATTATCCAGTTTCTGGAGTCTAGATGGCGTAGTGAAATTGCTAGTGTTGCAGGCTCTGCTCTGGTTACCGATGGTGACGCTCTCCCTGAAATGGTGGGGGTTTAAGTGGACTCAAGCTCGTTTATGCCAATTTTTTCCGTTACGAGAGAGTGGCAAAACTGGGGATGATCTGGTCTATCGCGTACTACAAGTAAATCAGGCTGTACGATTAGCGGCTAAATATTGCCAACCTTGGGCGAAATGCTTACAACAATCTCTCGTTCTCTGGAGTTTGTTACGTCACCAGGGAATTGAGAGCCAATTACAGATTGGGGTACAGCAGAAGGAGGGGGAATTTGCTGCCCATGCTTGGGTGGAATGGGAAGGTTGGGCGATTAATGATACTCAGGATGTGCGCGATCGCTACGCAGCGTTTGAGCGATCGCTCGGAACCTAA
- a CDS encoding serine/threonine-protein kinase, which produces MTVPQIPKTKYLVLGLIGQGQFGRVFCGCHRQTGKLVALKDLDKHRFPTHLFLRELRFLLQLSHPNIVSCRALEHSRQGRYLVMDYCEGGTLRNWMDRQEKFPLGLSIQLIKDVLKGMEHANSRGIIHRDLKPENILLTLKSSGWIARISDFGIARLIQESQEASDNTGSPAYMAPERFYGQYSLQSDIYAVGVIFYELVVGDRPFSGQPQQLMNYHLNERVMLPETVHPALQKIILKALEKLPARRYKSARHMLADLDRLSELIDLSSSTSLISVLPHPPSRPLTTEPVTTHALPGAIAALGVSSNSNLHESCPPVTCIYWALSDMIQCQHYQEDSRFDVLAEVGRVSLPEAIRELKVTSQGSFAFTDQCIYSISPYLSDSSLLSAQLIAHLPIPFKADVHPQGDWVAAVTEENQLWTWHRSTQPADLNGDRPHWLGRPPVAVREGVHQLQILDDRHGIFWRVETGKTWMEVFTRRGNTLGQWKLFLEVDRIIPSSIAYRVLVIPKCDTHGPLLMDLKPFRMRPIPIKVQLPVCVAIASWGYVIGDRRGHLMLLDEYGQVVGRILGPCSPVAIAMISKTMLLVATNVNEEGELHLVDLTQFDIDFIF; this is translated from the coding sequence ATGACTGTCCCTCAAATTCCCAAAACGAAATATCTGGTTTTAGGATTGATTGGCCAAGGACAGTTTGGGCGTGTATTTTGTGGGTGTCATCGTCAAACGGGCAAGTTGGTTGCCCTGAAAGATTTAGATAAACATCGATTTCCGACCCATCTATTCCTGCGGGAATTGCGGTTCTTGTTGCAACTTTCCCATCCCAATATTGTCAGTTGTCGTGCCCTAGAACATTCTCGACAAGGGCGCTATTTGGTCATGGACTATTGTGAGGGGGGAACGTTGCGAAATTGGATGGATCGCCAGGAAAAGTTTCCCTTGGGGCTGTCGATTCAATTAATTAAAGATGTCTTGAAAGGGATGGAACATGCCAATAGTCGAGGGATTATCCACCGGGATTTGAAACCGGAAAATATTTTGTTAACCCTTAAATCAAGCGGTTGGATCGCTCGCATATCTGATTTTGGCATTGCACGGTTAATCCAGGAAAGTCAAGAGGCTTCAGATAATACGGGATCGCCAGCTTATATGGCTCCAGAGCGCTTTTATGGGCAATATTCCCTTCAATCGGATATCTATGCGGTGGGGGTGATCTTTTATGAGTTGGTGGTGGGCGATCGCCCCTTTTCTGGACAACCCCAGCAGTTAATGAATTATCATCTCAATGAACGGGTGATGCTTCCAGAAACAGTCCATCCAGCCCTACAAAAGATTATTCTTAAAGCGTTGGAGAAATTACCCGCCCGTCGCTACAAAAGCGCTCGGCATATGCTGGCAGACCTCGATCGCCTTTCAGAGTTAATCGACTTGTCCTCATCAACGAGCCTAATTAGTGTCCTCCCCCATCCACCGAGTCGTCCCCTCACGACTGAACCAGTGACAACTCATGCATTGCCAGGAGCGATCGCCGCTTTAGGGGTGTCTTCAAACTCTAACCTCCATGAATCCTGCCCTCCAGTGACTTGTATTTATTGGGCACTCTCAGACATGATTCAATGCCAACACTATCAAGAAGACTCTAGGTTTGATGTCTTAGCAGAAGTGGGGAGAGTCAGTTTACCAGAGGCTATTCGTGAACTCAAAGTCACTTCCCAAGGGAGTTTTGCTTTCACCGATCAATGTATTTACTCTATCAGTCCTTATTTGTCGGATTCATCCCTACTGTCAGCTCAGTTAATCGCCCATCTTCCCATTCCCTTTAAGGCGGATGTCCATCCCCAAGGGGATTGGGTGGCTGCGGTGACAGAGGAGAATCAATTATGGACTTGGCATCGATCGACACAACCGGCCGATCTCAATGGCGATCGCCCCCATTGGTTAGGTCGTCCTCCAGTGGCAGTGAGGGAGGGAGTTCATCAACTCCAAATTCTCGACGATCGCCATGGGATATTTTGGCGAGTAGAGACGGGAAAAACTTGGATGGAAGTGTTTACTCGTCGAGGCAATACCCTGGGACAATGGAAATTGTTCTTAGAAGTCGATCGAATTATTCCCAGTAGTATTGCTTATCGAGTGTTGGTGATTCCGAAGTGCGATACTCACGGGCCGCTGTTGATGGATTTGAAGCCCTTTCGGATGCGGCCGATTCCGATAAAAGTCCAGTTACCGGTCTGTGTGGCGATCGCCTCTTGGGGCTATGTCATTGGCGATCGTCGCGGTCATTTAATGTTGTTAGATGAGTATGGGCAAGTGGTGGGCCGCATTTTAGGGCCCTGTTCACCAGTGGCGATCGCCATGATTTCTAAAACCATGTTATTGGTAGCCACCAATGTGAATGAGGAAGGAGAGTTGCATTTAGTGGATCTCACCCAATTTGATATCGACTTTATCTTTTAA
- a CDS encoding V4R domain-containing protein yields the protein MISVSDLVTNNRIPSNYFASDVYVRSDLELGLLENRRGDRLLAMPEPLIQAIYSGLDKETGQASKLVLYNCGRWWGKNFYARFAEEVSEYYEKSLADMSMLDFLQSFKQCWKTHGWGKIELDQSYISQGFLVVKTWNAPFAAHSPKLGVPVCFLDAGVFSAFFSQLSGKDLYCVQSACESLGAECNHFILGLEKRLSQVEDLVGEKTHAEIMQQLTTA from the coding sequence ATGATTTCTGTTTCTGACTTAGTAACCAATAACCGTATTCCTAGTAATTACTTTGCCTCCGATGTTTATGTGCGAAGTGATTTAGAATTAGGATTGTTAGAAAATCGCCGAGGCGATCGCCTATTGGCTATGCCAGAACCCTTAATCCAAGCCATATATTCCGGCTTAGATAAAGAAACAGGGCAAGCCTCAAAATTAGTCTTATATAACTGCGGTCGCTGGTGGGGAAAAAACTTTTATGCTCGGTTTGCAGAAGAAGTGTCTGAATACTACGAAAAATCCTTAGCAGATATGAGTATGTTAGACTTTTTGCAATCCTTCAAACAATGCTGGAAAACTCACGGCTGGGGTAAAATTGAGCTGGATCAAAGTTATATTTCCCAAGGATTTTTAGTGGTCAAAACTTGGAATGCTCCCTTCGCAGCCCATAGCCCTAAACTAGGAGTTCCGGTTTGTTTCCTAGATGCAGGAGTCTTTAGTGCTTTCTTTAGTCAATTGAGTGGCAAAGATCTCTATTGTGTACAGAGTGCTTGTGAATCTCTAGGGGCTGAGTGTAACCACTTTATTCTAGGCTTGGAAAAGCGTTTGAGCCAAGTTGAAGACCTGGTTGGAGAAAAGACCCATGCAGAGATTATGCAACAGTTAACCACAGCTTAA
- a CDS encoding V4R domain-containing protein, whose translation MANATQTQHLLNSKNPKKHNHYGFQDFFQFDPERGTVLDWNGAQNVLTSEDFIIGLVEGLEEEVGEASAAIMYTIGVEWGQKDAFFFEKWFEKEFDRSIRQANLMFLLETWWWPFTSQGWGRWEVDMGDRKQGFMFINLFDSAVARTLGDVGKPVCHIYAGLFAGFFTELVKKQLSCIEIQCYSMGETYCKFLIGGKDRIDAASFWFNEGATARDIEKRLRSGERLA comes from the coding sequence ATGGCAAACGCAACCCAAACTCAACATTTACTCAATAGCAAAAATCCCAAAAAACACAACCACTACGGCTTCCAGGATTTTTTCCAATTCGATCCAGAGCGTGGAACCGTCTTAGACTGGAATGGAGCCCAAAATGTCCTCACCAGTGAAGATTTTATTATTGGGTTAGTGGAAGGTCTCGAAGAAGAAGTCGGAGAGGCTTCGGCAGCCATCATGTATACCATTGGTGTGGAATGGGGACAAAAGGATGCTTTTTTCTTTGAAAAATGGTTTGAAAAAGAGTTCGATCGCAGCATCCGTCAAGCCAACTTAATGTTTCTACTAGAAACCTGGTGGTGGCCCTTCACCTCCCAAGGATGGGGACGCTGGGAAGTGGATATGGGCGATCGCAAACAAGGCTTTATGTTTATCAACCTCTTTGATTCTGCCGTCGCTCGTACCCTGGGCGATGTCGGTAAACCCGTCTGTCATATCTATGCCGGTCTATTTGCTGGCTTTTTTACCGAATTGGTCAAAAAACAACTCAGTTGTATTGAAATTCAATGCTACTCCATGGGGGAAACCTATTGTAAATTCCTGATTGGCGGTAAAGATCGCATTGATGCCGCCTCATTCTGGTTCAATGAAGGAGCAACAGCTCGTGATATTGAAAAACGGTTGCGTTCAGGAGAGCGGTTAGCATGA
- a CDS encoding 2Fe-2S iron-sulfur cluster-binding protein, with translation MVKTVRLEPIAQETEVETNGNLLSVLMNKDLDVLKECGGRGMCATCHVYIKDGMDSLTPMNRREQRTLEVITSCKPNSRLACQSRVLTDGVVVELPPGMYVRSLQDIEALIGRRADQDMLHPVTGEVLVEAGKLVTRSTLKQLEETKFEIGAYLTQTKDA, from the coding sequence ATGGTGAAAACAGTCAGACTTGAACCGATCGCCCAAGAAACGGAAGTAGAAACCAACGGGAATCTGTTATCAGTCCTGATGAATAAGGATTTAGATGTCCTCAAAGAATGTGGAGGACGAGGCATGTGTGCCACCTGCCATGTGTATATAAAAGATGGGATGGACTCCCTAACCCCCATGAACCGTAGGGAGCAGCGAACCCTAGAAGTGATTACCTCCTGTAAGCCCAATTCCCGCCTCGCCTGTCAATCACGGGTACTGACCGATGGAGTAGTGGTAGAATTACCTCCAGGGATGTACGTGCGATCGCTACAAGACATTGAAGCCCTAATTGGCAGACGAGCCGATCAAGATATGCTCCATCCAGTAACCGGGGAAGTCCTCGTTGAAGCGGGTAAACTGGTTACCCGATCTACCCTCAAACAACTTGAAGAGACCAAATTTGAGATTGGAGCCTACTTAACCCAAACCAAAGATGCCTAG
- a CDS encoding LysR family transcriptional regulator: MSDLPFTLDQLRILKAIALEGSFKRAADSLYVSQPAVSLQVQNLEKQLDVPLFDRGGRRAQLTEAGHLLLQYGEKILSLCQETCRAIEDLQNLQGGTLIVGASQTTGTYLLPGMIGAFREKYPDVAVQLHVHSTRRTCWSVSNGQIDLAIIGGEVPTELQEVLEISSYAEDELALILAPSHPLAAQSTIQKDDLYELQFIALDSQSTIRKVIDQVLTRCGIETNRLKVEMELNSIEAIKNAVQANLGAAFVSVSAIEKELQINLLHRSYIEGVSIRRTLSVIVNPNRYRSKAAEAFRTEILPAFTTQGKVGLTPPTDVGIDLNATQGPDPESSASLED, encoded by the coding sequence ATGTCTGACCTTCCATTCACGTTGGATCAATTACGCATTCTCAAGGCGATCGCCCTTGAGGGCAGCTTTAAACGAGCCGCCGACAGTCTCTATGTCTCCCAACCGGCCGTGAGTCTGCAAGTCCAGAACTTAGAGAAACAATTAGATGTTCCCCTTTTCGATCGGGGAGGAAGACGGGCCCAACTGACGGAAGCGGGTCATTTACTGCTTCAGTATGGTGAAAAGATTCTTTCCCTGTGTCAAGAAACCTGTCGGGCGATCGAAGATTTGCAAAATCTCCAAGGAGGAACCCTCATTGTTGGAGCCTCTCAAACCACAGGAACCTATCTTTTGCCGGGGATGATTGGTGCTTTTCGGGAAAAATATCCGGATGTGGCCGTGCAACTGCATGTCCATTCTACCCGCCGAACTTGTTGGAGCGTCTCCAATGGCCAAATTGATTTAGCCATTATTGGTGGTGAAGTTCCTACGGAGCTGCAAGAAGTCTTAGAAATCTCTTCCTATGCTGAAGATGAGTTAGCCCTGATTTTAGCCCCTTCCCATCCCCTAGCTGCCCAGAGTACCATTCAAAAAGACGATCTTTATGAACTGCAATTTATTGCTCTGGATTCCCAATCCACCATTCGTAAGGTGATTGACCAAGTTTTAACCCGGTGTGGGATTGAAACCAATCGCCTGAAAGTGGAAATGGAACTCAATTCGATTGAAGCGATTAAAAATGCGGTACAAGCCAATTTAGGAGCGGCTTTTGTTTCGGTTTCGGCCATTGAAAAGGAATTACAAATTAATCTACTCCATCGCTCTTACATTGAAGGGGTGTCTATTCGCCGTACTCTGTCGGTGATTGTCAATCCCAATCGCTATCGCTCTAAAGCGGCTGAAGCGTTTCGGACGGAAATCCTACCGGCTTTCACGACCCAAGGTAAAGTAGGGTTAACTCCCCCCACGGATGTTGGGATCGATCTCAATGCCACTCAGGGGCCCGATCCAGAATCGTCGGCATCCTTGGAGGATTAA
- a CDS encoding serine/threonine-protein kinase gives MDIHCTRPKCQRPLNRLPELDHPEKLKTTSQKYCTCCGMPLILAGRYLPQRLLGQGGFGAAYLAVDRYTPTLRSCVVKQFQPAGQLSPQQLAIAQQHFEQEALVLEELGNEHPQIPRLYAFFPLLVPSSAQEAENQFFYLVQEWIDGQNLEEELEYTGPFSEQDILSLLRQILPVLQFVHDRHAIHRDIKPSNIMRDKKGRLVLLDFGAVKQVSQGSGGRSTEIYSQGFAPPEQMAGGEVYPSTDLYALAVSCLTLLTQKSSQELYDSYNNRWKWRSEIDLSEPLASVLDKMLALSPYQRFASANEVLENLRPQSVQGMSPSTTLQPSGSPAVATPPPTPAKPMAMTSSFSTPELLMISTFTGFESVVLALGFTNLLGVNGISMGLWGAVMGGLVYAQFRRWIERVDLAILAVISWGILLFVPPLRGSQPLDVLLIVPICVGAGLGLIMSVFRLISQRLGR, from the coding sequence ATGGATATTCATTGCACACGCCCAAAATGTCAGCGTCCGCTCAACCGATTGCCTGAGCTGGATCACCCTGAAAAACTGAAAACGACTTCCCAGAAATATTGCACTTGTTGTGGAATGCCTTTAATTTTGGCTGGCCGCTATTTACCCCAACGGTTATTGGGTCAAGGGGGGTTTGGTGCGGCTTATTTGGCGGTCGATCGCTATACGCCGACGTTGCGCTCTTGTGTGGTCAAACAGTTTCAACCAGCAGGGCAATTATCTCCCCAACAATTGGCGATCGCTCAACAGCATTTTGAGCAGGAGGCTTTGGTGCTGGAGGAGTTGGGGAACGAACATCCCCAAATTCCTCGGCTTTATGCTTTTTTTCCCTTGTTGGTTCCGTCTTCGGCTCAAGAGGCGGAAAACCAGTTTTTTTATCTGGTTCAGGAATGGATTGATGGACAAAATTTAGAGGAAGAGTTGGAATATACGGGCCCTTTTTCGGAGCAAGATATCCTGTCTCTATTGCGCCAAATTTTACCGGTTTTGCAATTTGTTCACGATCGCCATGCCATCCATCGGGATATTAAACCCTCGAATATTATGCGGGATAAGAAGGGGCGATTGGTGTTGCTCGATTTTGGTGCGGTTAAGCAGGTTAGCCAAGGCTCAGGCGGCCGCTCTACGGAGATCTATTCCCAAGGGTTTGCACCTCCAGAACAAATGGCGGGGGGAGAAGTTTACCCCTCTACAGATTTGTATGCTCTGGCGGTGAGTTGCTTGACTCTGTTAACCCAGAAGAGTTCTCAGGAATTATATGATTCTTATAATAATCGCTGGAAGTGGCGATCGGAAATTGATTTATCTGAACCCTTAGCTTCAGTTTTAGATAAAATGCTGGCTCTGTCTCCCTATCAACGGTTTGCCAGTGCCAATGAGGTTTTAGAGAACCTGCGTCCCCAGTCCGTTCAAGGGATGAGTCCATCAACGACTCTTCAGCCTTCTGGGTCTCCTGCGGTCGCAACTCCGCCCCCAACTCCGGCGAAACCGATGGCAATGACTTCTAGTTTTTCGACTCCAGAATTGTTGATGATCTCTACGTTTACGGGATTTGAGTCGGTGGTTTTGGCCTTGGGGTTCACCAATCTATTGGGGGTAAATGGGATTAGTATGGGCCTTTGGGGGGCGGTGATGGGAGGATTGGTTTATGCCCAATTTCGCCGTTGGATTGAACGGGTGGATTTGGCGATTTTAGCTGTGATTTCTTGGGGGATCTTGTTATTTGTACCCCCGCTTCGGGGAAGCCAGCCTTTAGATGTACTTTTAATTGTTCCCATTTGTGTGGGAGCGGGTTTAGGGTTGATTATGTCTGTGTTTCGGTTGATTTCTCAGAGGTTAGGACGATGA